The proteins below are encoded in one region of Ascaphus truei isolate aAscTru1 chromosome 10, aAscTru1.hap1, whole genome shotgun sequence:
- the TMEM69 gene encoding transmembrane protein 69 has protein sequence MLPCLGRRCVPLAVQLHKIRAPMYHLYRRNIFQLTPTEFCTKRSLFTSCKAMLQHTTSRPSYALGIHTSACHLKKRKLQEPEKRELDLLRYDMRTLKEAPKPALYLGLAGLIPFVSAPLLMSITTCYYPEVAFAQVAYGASILSFLGGARWGFAIPDSSPAKPDWMNLANSTVPALLAWVALLFKDNMTEATLLLIMGLGIALHYDLALLPTYPSWFKALRAILTLVAIFSLVATLLISCSYPQKSLVTKDN, from the exons ATGCTACCCTGCCTCGGACGAAGGTGTGTGCCACTAGCTGTGCAG CTGCATAAGATAAGAGCACCGATGTACCACTTGTATAGACGAAACATCTTTCAATTAACACCTACTGAGTTCTGCACAAAGAGATCCCTGTTTACCTCCTGTAAAGCAATGCTACAGCACACTACATCCCGCCCGAGTTACGCTCTGGGGATACACACCTCGGCCTGCCACCTCAAAAAAAGGAAACTCCAGGAGCCTGAGAAACGAGAGCTGGACCTGCTGCGATATGACATGAGAACTCTTAAAGAGGCCCCGAAACCTGCTCTGTACCTGGGCCTGGCCGGGCTAATCCCCTTCGTTTCTGCACCGCTTCTCATGAGCATTACAACCTGCTACTACCCAGAGGTGGCCTTTGCTCAGGTGGCATATGGAGCCTCCATATTGTCTTTCCTTGGAGGTGCCCGCTGGGGGTTTGCCATTCCAGACAGCAGCCCCGCCAAACCTGACTGGATGAACTTGGCAAACAGCACTGTCCCGGCTCTTTTGGCCTGGGTTGCTTTGCTCTTCAAGGACAATATGACAGAGGCCACGTTGCTGTTGATAATGGGATTAGGGATTGCGCTGCACTATGATCTCGCACTCCTTCCCACTTACCCTTCTTGGTTTAAGGCTCTGCGAGCCATCCTCACCCTAGTAGCAATATTTTCTTTAGTAGCCACTTTACTTATCTCGTGTTCATATCCCCAAAAATCATTGGTTACAAAGGACAATTGA